The Gammaproteobacteria bacterium genome includes a region encoding these proteins:
- the nrdR gene encoding transcriptional regulator NrdR: protein MHCPFCSATRTKVIDSRDAHEGSQVRRRRQCLGCGERFTTYEQADIALPRIIKNNNERQNFSEKKLQAGLSLALQKRPVSTEQLDNAILNIRHRLLTCGQREVNSRLLGEWVMEELRQLDHVAYIRFASVYKSYEDLQAFREALDRLDREPSP, encoded by the coding sequence ATGCACTGTCCCTTCTGTTCTGCCACCCGCACCAAAGTCATCGATTCTCGTGACGCTCATGAAGGCTCACAAGTTCGACGGCGACGACAGTGTTTGGGCTGTGGGGAACGTTTCACTACCTACGAACAGGCCGACATTGCACTGCCACGCATCATTAAAAACAACAACGAACGCCAAAATTTCTCCGAAAAAAAATTGCAAGCGGGTCTAAGTCTGGCCTTGCAGAAACGCCCCGTTTCTACTGAGCAACTGGATAACGCCATTTTAAACATTCGTCATCGTCTTTTAACGTGTGGTCAACGTGAAGTAAATTCACGACTGTTAGGAGAGTGGGTGATGGAAGAGCTGCGTCAGCTTGATCATGTGGCCTACATTCGTTTTGCTTCCGTTTATAAAAGTTACGAAGATCTGCAAGCATTCCGTGAAGCATTGGATCGCCTCGACCGAGAACCCTCACCATGA
- the ribD gene encoding bifunctional diaminohydroxyphosphoribosylaminopyrimidine deaminase/5-amino-6-(5-phosphoribosylamino)uracil reductase RibD yields MILFDHQMMNRAVQLANRGRYTTHPNPRVGCVIAYGEQIVGEGWHQRAGKPHAEVYALRQATEKAKGATAYVTLEPCSHFGKTPPCADALITAGISRLVVAMQDPNPLVAGKGLQRLSAAGIEVEVGLLQSEAEALNPGFIKRMQQNRPFVRLKLAMSLDGRTAMASGESQWITGSDSRADVHRLRARSDAILTGIGTVLADDPSLNVRLSPSDLEGLEGINVPQPLRVVLDSYLSISPQAKMFGLAGKTLLIGHTSTAEKRATLIQEGVDVEIIGQQQGRVNLNEVMSLLAQREINELLIEAGPTLAGAALQAGIVDEIVLYMAPHVMGSEARGLFNLPGLDKMADRIDLKISEIRQVGEDVRLTFSLT; encoded by the coding sequence ATGATTTTATTTGATCATCAGATGATGAATCGTGCCGTTCAACTGGCCAATCGAGGGCGTTACACAACGCACCCCAATCCTCGGGTTGGTTGTGTGATTGCCTACGGCGAGCAGATCGTCGGTGAAGGCTGGCACCAGCGAGCCGGAAAACCACACGCCGAAGTGTACGCTCTGCGCCAAGCCACTGAAAAAGCAAAAGGCGCTACCGCTTACGTCACATTAGAGCCGTGCTCTCATTTTGGTAAAACTCCGCCGTGTGCTGACGCACTGATCACAGCGGGTATTTCACGGCTGGTTGTTGCCATGCAAGATCCCAATCCCTTGGTGGCGGGCAAGGGATTGCAACGTCTGTCCGCAGCAGGCATCGAGGTCGAAGTAGGGCTGTTGCAGTCGGAAGCCGAGGCGTTGAACCCCGGCTTTATCAAACGGATGCAACAAAACAGACCCTTTGTGCGTCTCAAATTAGCCATGAGTCTCGATGGTCGCACCGCGATGGCCAGTGGTGAAAGTCAGTGGATCACCGGTTCTGATTCTCGTGCTGACGTGCATCGTTTGCGCGCACGCAGCGATGCCATTCTCACCGGCATCGGTACGGTGTTGGCCGATGACCCTTCCTTGAACGTGCGGCTCAGCCCGTCAGATTTAGAGGGTTTAGAAGGGATCAACGTACCGCAGCCTTTGAGAGTCGTTTTAGACTCTTACTTGTCTATTTCGCCACAGGCTAAAATGTTCGGCCTAGCGGGTAAAACGCTGCTGATTGGCCACACCAGCACGGCTGAAAAAAGAGCAACACTCATACAAGAGGGTGTCGATGTTGAAATAATAGGTCAGCAGCAGGGCAGGGTGAATCTCAACGAAGTCATGTCGTTATTGGCTCAACGGGAAATCAATGAACTGTTGATCGAAGCAGGACCAACCCTAGCCGGTGCAGCACTTCAAGCGGGCATCGTTGATGAGATCGTGCTGTATATGGCACCGCACGTTATGGGCAGTGAGGCTCGCGGACTGTTTAACCTTCCGGGTCTGGATAAAATGGCCGATCGCATTGATTTAAAAATCAGTGAAATTCGACAGGTGGGTGAAGATGTTCGTCTGACTTTCAGTCTCACCTGA
- a CDS encoding NarK family nitrate/nitrite MFS transporter produces the protein MAATGTGVDQSRINLFSFNGKMKILHLSWFAFFLSFMVWFNFAPLMASIRETFGLSDQEVKLLLILNVALTIPARIIVGMLVDKHGPKITFSVLLALSSVVCFLFASAQSYTELATYRFLLGFVGAGFVIGIRLVSEWFPAKQVGTAEGIYGGWGNFGSAGAAILLPTLALMFGGDEGWRWAVATTGVLALLFSFVFYFSVSNNPKGTTYFRPKNLGAMEVSSKGDFYFYCFMTAPLYLALATLSWKISPANLNIFSHSLTYTIYTMLLLLYIYQVLQIYRINKALFAVNARPPAEIHRYKFRQVAALNLSYMVTFGSELAVISMLPLFFFDVFKESADLSIAQAALIASIFAALNLVMRPAGGYLSDKYGRKIVLSITLGGLSFGYFLMGQIDQSWTVSMAVGAMIITSLFVNAGNGAVFAVVPLVKRRLTGQIAGMTGAFGNVGGVAFLTVLSFVSSQLFFLTISAVSFVVFLLVLFILKEPKGFMYEQNDDGSIEKIELH, from the coding sequence ATGGCGGCAACGGGCACAGGAGTTGATCAAAGTCGTATCAACTTATTTTCATTCAACGGTAAAATGAAAATTTTACACCTCTCTTGGTTTGCATTCTTTCTTAGTTTCATGGTTTGGTTTAACTTTGCTCCGTTGATGGCTTCCATTCGAGAGACCTTTGGCCTTTCAGATCAAGAGGTGAAACTGCTGCTTATTTTAAATGTGGCGCTGACCATTCCAGCACGCATTATTGTTGGCATGTTAGTGGATAAACATGGCCCAAAAATTACCTTTTCTGTCTTGTTGGCTCTTTCCAGTGTGGTCTGTTTTCTCTTCGCATCGGCGCAAAGTTATACTGAACTGGCAACGTACCGTTTTCTACTTGGTTTTGTTGGGGCTGGTTTTGTCATTGGTATTCGTTTGGTTTCTGAGTGGTTTCCAGCCAAACAGGTCGGCACTGCTGAAGGCATCTACGGTGGTTGGGGTAATTTTGGTTCCGCTGGCGCGGCGATTTTATTACCCACTTTGGCGCTGATGTTTGGGGGTGATGAGGGCTGGCGCTGGGCGGTGGCCACCACTGGGGTCTTGGCTTTACTCTTTTCTTTTGTTTTTTATTTTTCGGTAAGCAACAACCCAAAAGGAACGACTTACTTTCGACCTAAAAACTTAGGTGCAATGGAGGTGAGCAGCAAAGGTGACTTTTATTTTTATTGTTTTATGACAGCTCCCCTTTATTTGGCACTGGCAACCCTGAGTTGGAAAATCTCTCCTGCCAACTTGAATATTTTCAGTCACTCTTTGACCTACACCATCTACACAATGCTGCTGCTGCTTTATATTTATCAAGTTTTGCAGATTTATCGCATTAACAAAGCCCTTTTTGCTGTCAATGCACGCCCTCCAGCAGAAATTCATCGCTATAAATTTCGTCAAGTGGCGGCGTTAAACCTCTCTTATATGGTTACTTTTGGTTCTGAATTGGCTGTGATCTCTATGTTACCGCTCTTTTTCTTTGATGTTTTTAAGGAAAGTGCAGATTTAAGTATTGCTCAAGCGGCTTTAATTGCGTCTATTTTTGCGGCTTTAAATTTGGTTATGCGTCCAGCAGGCGGTTATCTTAGTGACAAATACGGGCGTAAAATAGTGTTAAGCATTACTTTAGGCGGGCTTTCATTCGGTTATTTTTTAATGGGTCAAATTGATCAAAGTTGGACTGTCTCAATGGCCGTCGGTGCAATGATCATTACCTCGTTATTTGTTAATGCAGGTAATGGAGCGGTGTTTGCCGTAGTGCCTTTGGTAAAGAGGCGTTTGACGGGACAAATTGCGGGTATGACCGGTGCCTTTGGTAATGTGGGTGGCGTGGCTTTTCTTACTGTATTGTCTTTTGTTTCTTCACAGCTCTTTTTCCTTACCATTTCAGCCGTGTCCTTTGTGGTTTTTTTGTTGGTCTTGTTTATATTGAAAGAGCCAAAAGGGTTTATGTATGAGCAAAATGACGATGGCAGCATTGAGAAAATTGAACTCCATTAA
- a CDS encoding bifunctional protein-serine/threonine kinase/phosphatase: MSNQLIVEVGQCTQAGLKEQNEDCCGIRVPDDNMELIHKGIVAVTADGVGSSEAGKEASEHCVRGFISDYLSTPMSWGVKTAGERIIRSLNSWLYSQGQSRYASELSLASTFAGLILKSTTAHLFHVGDSRIYLIRQGTIKQMTKDHHLVIDRNKAFLSRAMGGEHEVQFDHASLPIEINDRFLLSSDGVHEFLPDEQLLAFALAYEPEVAAEKIVEAALDAGSNDNLTCQILRVTQLPNQDEDEYYRQLTSLPFPPALGIGTVLDGYKIIKELHTSSTIQVYLAEDNDNGERVVIKTPSVNFEDDPAYIDRFFHEVWVGRRISDPNVLKVHQLERKRSCLYYVTEFIEGQSLAQWILDNPEPDLNQIRDINAQIVKGLRAFQRREMVHQDIKPENIMIDKHDRIKIIDFGSTQVAGLQEIYTPLQKQGSHLQGTANYIAPELFEGFEGSFRSDMYSLGVTLYEMLSGGKFPYGKLEKAQAHKNYDYRSVRQYNANVPIWMDGAIQKAVHPDRAHRYDSFSEFQHDLSTPNPAFMKTSLPLIERHPLAFWRSVSAILLLTNFFLLALLFR, encoded by the coding sequence ATGAGTAACCAACTGATTGTCGAAGTAGGGCAATGTACACAAGCAGGCCTTAAAGAGCAGAACGAAGATTGCTGTGGTATTCGTGTTCCTGATGACAATATGGAGCTGATTCATAAAGGCATTGTGGCTGTCACTGCTGATGGAGTGGGTTCCAGTGAAGCGGGCAAGGAAGCCAGTGAACACTGTGTACGTGGATTTATCAGCGATTATCTAAGTACCCCGATGTCTTGGGGAGTGAAAACTGCCGGTGAGCGCATCATTCGTTCACTCAATTCTTGGCTCTACAGCCAAGGCCAAAGCCGTTATGCCTCGGAGCTGAGTCTGGCTTCAACGTTTGCTGGGCTGATTTTAAAATCGACTACAGCACACCTGTTTCATGTCGGTGATTCGCGTATCTATCTCATTCGGCAAGGCACCATTAAACAGATGACCAAAGATCACCATTTGGTTATTGATCGCAATAAGGCGTTTCTTTCTCGTGCGATGGGGGGTGAGCATGAGGTGCAGTTTGACCATGCCAGCCTGCCCATTGAAATCAATGACCGATTTTTGCTCAGCAGCGATGGGGTTCATGAATTTTTGCCAGATGAGCAGCTGTTGGCCTTTGCTCTTGCTTATGAACCAGAGGTGGCGGCAGAAAAAATAGTTGAAGCGGCTCTCGATGCGGGCAGTAACGACAATTTAACCTGTCAAATTTTACGGGTCACTCAACTGCCCAATCAAGATGAGGATGAGTATTATCGCCAATTGACTTCACTGCCCTTTCCACCCGCATTAGGCATTGGCACCGTATTAGACGGTTATAAAATCATCAAAGAGCTGCACACCAGCAGCACCATCCAAGTCTATTTGGCCGAAGACAATGACAATGGGGAGAGGGTGGTAATCAAAACCCCGTCGGTCAATTTTGAGGATGATCCCGCGTATATTGACCGTTTTTTCCATGAGGTCTGGGTGGGGCGACGCATCAGTGACCCAAACGTTTTGAAAGTGCATCAACTGGAGCGTAAACGCAGCTGTCTTTATTACGTTACCGAATTTATTGAAGGGCAATCGTTGGCGCAGTGGATTTTAGACAACCCTGAGCCAGATTTAAATCAGATCCGTGACATAAACGCACAAATCGTTAAAGGTCTGCGCGCGTTCCAACGGCGTGAAATGGTGCATCAAGACATCAAACCTGAAAACATCATGATTGACAAACACGACCGCATCAAAATCATTGATTTTGGTTCTACTCAAGTGGCCGGATTGCAAGAGATCTACACACCACTGCAAAAGCAGGGCAGTCACCTGCAAGGCACGGCCAATTACATTGCCCCAGAACTGTTTGAGGGTTTTGAAGGCAGTTTCCGCAGTGATATGTATTCACTGGGGGTGACCCTCTACGAGATGCTCAGCGGTGGCAAGTTTCCCTACGGGAAATTGGAAAAAGCACAGGCGCATAAAAATTACGACTACCGTTCAGTGCGTCAGTACAACGCTAATGTACCCATCTGGATGGACGGTGCGATTCAAAAAGCGGTACACCCCGATCGCGCCCATCGTTACGACAGTTTTTCTGAATTTCAGCACGACCTTTCCACACCCAACCCCGCTTTTATGAAAACCAGCCTGCCCTTGATAGAACGTCATCCACTGGCCTTTTGGCGCAGCGTATCAGCGATTTTATTATTGACCAATTTTTTTCTGTTGGCGCTGTTATTCAGGTAG
- a CDS encoding tetratricopeptide repeat protein, translating to MERLIAEGELKQALSRLAKAQSTDEESARNTLQQIDKLTFEFEASIHLAASSAALQSELKERQGAHFERAQHAQQALNLIDSLLNRVPSEKNKILLLVYLDQTARALKVLKQHSKARPLLEKALALQEQLFEHNSPEVEAGLNDLALLHQLMEQPVKALPLFERVLKLRKQSVKTEPLALAETELCLAKLYGEADNIDEAIRLYSDALHRYQAVDQTQPPPVIGELLCDLARLYERNGELDKMLSFYEQSFTFAANQFNREQHTVENLLTDLARLHQKAMALAELYAQHEPSKQLNLHRRCVDFRDKVFEKYREGQVFDDHTVLYEPRCEQYLRVYQQTAGKHYSASMSSTTLQHQAELLYRLAEAYEVLGNLDEALPLYERSLDLMEKALDNDSSQLHPILRKLVALYEFMAESDRAVALYEQYGAVYEAALSHDGLAKDRLLNDLAELYLESNKPDEALVLYERALKFSERYYGKNDNTVRNILEKMARQLESMFEYDEALPLYERILNIDEKRLPEDSLTVLALREKLEFLYENGSGETFPHDLEKNLETYRLMLANLEETLGEKDRSVPAALVKLAMLYKLGGKYEHALPLYQRALSIRERVFGANSPSVASVLSKLTELYMLLGDYKKALPLGKRSLAIRQALFCKSSRTLARSMHNLSVLYRLMGDYKKALPLCEDALVIREEVFGKSGNMSVASTLINYALLCQSTKEYDKSASLFKRTLALQKSISGSESPMVAATLNHLALLHDEMELYSSAASYQKQALTIWFASLGKESLQTRQSMLSYFRSLVNRHKENRQMALDDFLFFMNHHLSKEEATNFVQTWLPPQLLPE from the coding sequence GTGGAAAGGTTAATCGCTGAAGGTGAGTTAAAACAAGCTCTCTCACGTCTCGCAAAAGCACAGAGCACGGATGAAGAGAGCGCCCGAAATACGCTGCAACAGATTGACAAATTGACCTTTGAATTTGAAGCTTCGATCCACCTTGCTGCCAGTTCAGCGGCCTTGCAAAGCGAGCTAAAAGAGAGACAAGGTGCTCATTTTGAACGTGCCCAGCACGCTCAACAAGCACTCAATTTAATTGACAGCCTACTGAACCGAGTGCCCTCTGAAAAAAATAAAATCCTCTTGTTGGTGTATTTAGATCAGACCGCCAGAGCTCTAAAAGTGTTGAAACAGCACTCAAAAGCTCGTCCCTTGTTGGAGAAGGCGCTTGCTTTACAAGAGCAGTTATTTGAGCACAACAGCCCAGAAGTGGAAGCAGGATTAAATGATTTGGCGCTGTTGCATCAGTTAATGGAGCAGCCGGTTAAGGCATTGCCTCTGTTTGAGCGGGTTTTGAAGCTTAGAAAACAGAGTGTGAAAACAGAGCCATTGGCGCTGGCCGAAACCGAGCTCTGTTTGGCAAAACTCTATGGCGAAGCGGACAATATTGATGAGGCCATTAGGTTATACAGCGATGCGTTGCATCGTTATCAAGCGGTCGATCAAACCCAGCCTCCACCGGTCATTGGAGAACTGCTGTGTGATTTAGCTCGGCTATATGAACGTAATGGTGAACTGGACAAGATGCTCTCCTTTTACGAACAGTCCTTCACCTTTGCTGCAAACCAATTCAATAGAGAGCAACACACCGTTGAAAACCTATTGACCGATTTGGCCAGGTTGCACCAGAAGGCAATGGCCTTAGCTGAGTTGTATGCTCAGCATGAACCCAGTAAACAATTAAATTTACATCGCCGTTGCGTTGATTTTAGAGATAAGGTCTTTGAAAAATACCGTGAGGGTCAAGTTTTTGATGATCATACGGTGCTGTATGAACCCCGTTGTGAACAGTATCTACGGGTTTATCAACAGACGGCGGGGAAACATTATTCAGCCTCAATGAGTTCAACCACCCTGCAACATCAAGCTGAACTCCTATACCGTTTAGCCGAAGCGTATGAGGTTTTGGGCAATTTAGATGAAGCGTTGCCCCTGTATGAACGCTCATTGGATTTGATGGAAAAAGCCTTAGACAATGACAGCAGCCAACTGCACCCTATTTTAAGAAAGCTGGTGGCACTGTATGAGTTTATGGCCGAATCGGACAGAGCGGTGGCACTGTATGAACAATACGGTGCCGTTTATGAAGCGGCTCTGAGCCATGATGGATTGGCAAAAGATCGGCTGTTAAATGATCTGGCCGAACTCTACCTAGAGTCTAATAAACCCGATGAAGCACTGGTTTTATACGAACGTGCCTTGAAGTTCAGCGAACGTTATTACGGTAAAAATGACAACACCGTGCGCAACATTTTGGAGAAGATGGCACGTCAGTTGGAGTCAATGTTCGAATACGATGAAGCGTTGCCACTGTACGAACGTATCCTTAATATTGATGAAAAGCGTCTGCCAGAAGATTCATTGACGGTATTGGCGTTGCGAGAAAAATTGGAATTTTTGTATGAAAATGGCTCGGGAGAAACCTTCCCGCACGATTTGGAAAAGAATTTGGAAACCTATCGGTTGATGCTCGCTAATCTGGAAGAGACGCTGGGTGAAAAGGATCGTTCTGTGCCAGCTGCGTTGGTCAAACTGGCCATGTTGTATAAATTGGGCGGCAAATACGAACACGCCTTGCCCCTCTATCAACGTGCTTTGAGCATTCGCGAACGTGTCTTTGGGGCTAATTCTCCCTCTGTGGCATCGGTTCTGAGTAAATTAACCGAGCTTTACATGTTGTTGGGCGACTACAAAAAAGCCCTGCCACTGGGTAAACGATCACTGGCCATTCGGCAAGCGTTGTTTTGTAAAAGCAGTCGCACTTTAGCCAGAAGCATGCACAATCTCTCTGTTTTGTATCGGCTCATGGGCGACTATAAAAAAGCCCTGCCCTTATGCGAAGATGCGTTAGTAATCCGAGAAGAAGTATTTGGAAAAAGTGGCAATATGAGCGTTGCTTCCACTCTGATCAATTACGCTCTGTTATGCCAATCAACCAAAGAGTACGACAAGTCCGCGAGCTTATTCAAACGTACGTTGGCGCTACAAAAATCAATTTCCGGCTCTGAAAGCCCGATGGTGGCCGCAACCTTAAATCATTTAGCCCTGTTGCACGATGAAATGGAACTGTACAGCAGCGCTGCTTCGTATCAGAAGCAAGCGCTGACCATTTGGTTTGCATCTTTAGGTAAAGAGAGCCTGCAAACTCGTCAGAGCATGCTCAGCTATTTTAGAAGTTTGGTGAATAGGCACAAAGAGAACCGGCAGATGGCGTTGGATGATTTTCTCTTTTTTATGAACCATCACCTTTCTAAGGAGGAGGCGACAAATTTTGTGCAGACGTGGTTACCGCCACAACTGCTACCTGAATAA
- a CDS encoding riboflavin synthase, with amino-acid sequence MFTGIIEAVGSIKALESRGGDVRLHIQSGKLDLSDVALGDSIATNGVCLTVVALPGDGYAADVSLETLSLTTLGKLQNGSPVNLEKALTLSTRLGGHMVSGHVDGLGNVVERVDSARSVKFIIEAPQELAKYIVHKGSITVDGISLTVNAIDNNRFELNIVPHTVQETVIGQYQVGTEVNLEVDLIARYLERLLWGAEQEKKSNGITERLLTENGFMK; translated from the coding sequence ATGTTTACAGGTATTATTGAAGCGGTCGGCAGCATTAAAGCATTGGAGTCCCGAGGGGGCGATGTGCGGCTGCACATTCAGAGTGGAAAACTGGATCTCAGCGATGTGGCTTTGGGAGACAGCATCGCCACCAATGGGGTGTGCCTAACGGTGGTTGCTCTGCCAGGTGACGGTTATGCCGCTGATGTTTCATTGGAAACCCTCTCTTTGACTACCTTAGGCAAGCTGCAAAACGGCAGCCCCGTTAATCTGGAAAAAGCCCTCACCCTCAGCACTCGTCTTGGTGGCCACATGGTCAGCGGTCATGTGGATGGTTTGGGCAACGTGGTGGAGCGGGTGGACTCGGCGCGCTCAGTGAAATTCATTATCGAAGCGCCGCAAGAGTTGGCCAAATACATTGTGCATAAAGGCTCAATCACTGTGGACGGCATCAGCCTGACGGTGAACGCCATCGACAATAACCGCTTTGAGCTCAACATCGTGCCACACACGGTGCAAGAGACGGTAATCGGCCAATACCAAGTTGGTACAGAGGTGAATTTAGAGGTGGATCTGATTGCCCGTTATCTGGAACGATTGCTCTGGGGTGCGGAGCAAGAAAAGAAATCAAACGGCATCACTGAGCGATTATTGACAGAAAATGGCTTTATGAAGTGA
- the ribBA gene encoding bifunctional 3,4-dihydroxy-2-butanone-4-phosphate synthase/GTP cyclohydrolase II yields MELNTTEEIIADLRQGKMVIIMDDEGRENEGDLIMASSAVQPDDVNFMARYGRGLICLTLTHERCYQLRLPLMVTHTQDAHGTNFTVSIEAAQGVTTGISAADRAVTVQAAVAADAKPEDIVQPGHIFPLMAQDGGVLNRAGHTEAGCDLARLAGFEPSSMIVEILNEDGTMARRPDLEIFAQEHDLKIGSIEDLIRYRIENEKSIERVAETPMLTKHGDFHLVAYQDRIENGLHMALVKGKIDPETATPVRVHVENVLCDSLGASNACGWPLQDAMQRIAEMESGVLVILRKPEEASDLVRQLQYYQMHSGKPEETKHDEPEDLRTFGIGAQILSDLGVRKMSLMSAPKIFHGLAGFGLEVVDYITD; encoded by the coding sequence ATGGAATTAAATACAACTGAAGAGATCATCGCTGACCTGCGTCAAGGAAAAATGGTCATCATCATGGACGATGAAGGGCGTGAAAACGAAGGCGATCTGATTATGGCCTCCTCTGCGGTTCAACCCGACGATGTGAACTTTATGGCGCGTTACGGTCGAGGTTTGATCTGCCTGACGCTGACCCATGAACGCTGCTACCAACTGCGTCTGCCTTTGATGGTGACCCACACCCAAGACGCTCACGGCACCAACTTCACCGTTTCCATTGAAGCAGCGCAGGGTGTTACCACCGGCATCTCCGCTGCGGATCGTGCCGTGACCGTGCAAGCGGCGGTGGCCGCAGATGCCAAACCGGAAGACATTGTGCAACCTGGGCATATTTTCCCCTTGATGGCGCAAGACGGTGGGGTACTCAACCGCGCTGGACACACCGAGGCGGGCTGTGATTTGGCGCGCTTGGCCGGTTTTGAACCCTCTTCCATGATCGTCGAAATCCTCAACGAAGACGGCACCATGGCACGTCGCCCCGATCTGGAGATCTTTGCTCAAGAGCACGATCTAAAAATCGGCAGTATCGAAGATCTGATCCGCTATCGAATTGAAAACGAAAAGAGCATCGAGCGCGTGGCCGAAACGCCAATGCTCACCAAACACGGTGATTTTCATCTGGTGGCCTATCAAGATCGGATCGAAAACGGTCTGCACATGGCGCTGGTTAAGGGCAAAATTGATCCTGAAACCGCCACACCGGTACGGGTGCATGTGGAAAATGTGCTTTGTGACTCTCTGGGTGCCAGTAACGCTTGCGGTTGGCCGTTGCAAGACGCGATGCAGCGCATTGCGGAAATGGAGTCGGGGGTGTTGGTGATTCTGCGCAAACCCGAAGAAGCCAGTGATCTTGTCCGCCAGTTGCAATATTACCAGATGCACAGCGGTAAACCGGAAGAGACGAAACACGACGAACCGGAAGATTTGCGTACCTTCGGCATCGGCGCGCAAATTCTCTCTGATCTGGGGGTACGCAAAATGTCACTGATGAGCGCCCCGAAAATCTTCCACGGTCTGGCCGGTTTTGGCTTGGAAGTGGTCGATTACATTACCGATTAA
- the ribE gene encoding 6,7-dimethyl-8-ribityllumazine synthase: MSNINTVHGDLTIESGKFGIIVGRFNGFIVESLLAGALDLLDRSGIAESHITIARMPGAFEMPLIADKMAASGNYDAIIALGAVIRGSTPHFDFVASESAKGLSSVALKHGLPVINGILTTDSIEQAIERAGTKAGNKGSEAAQTAVEMISLLRKL; encoded by the coding sequence ATGAGCAACATCAACACCGTACACGGTGACTTAACCATCGAATCCGGCAAATTTGGCATTATTGTCGGTCGATTTAACGGCTTTATCGTTGAAAGCCTGCTCGCAGGCGCACTGGATCTGCTGGATCGTTCCGGTATTGCTGAGTCGCACATCACCATTGCACGTATGCCGGGTGCCTTTGAGATGCCTCTGATTGCCGACAAAATGGCCGCCAGTGGCAATTACGATGCAATCATCGCCTTGGGTGCAGTCATCCGTGGTTCCACGCCGCATTTTGATTTTGTCGCCAGCGAATCCGCCAAAGGGCTCTCCAGTGTGGCGCTGAAACACGGTTTGCCGGTGATCAACGGCATTCTCACCACCGACAGCATCGAGCAAGCCATTGAGCGTGCCGGTACCAAGGCGGGCAACAAAGGCTCTGAAGCCGCTCAAACCGCAGTGGAGATGATCAGCTTGTTACGCAAGCTGTAA
- the nusB gene encoding transcription antitermination factor NusB — MARKNLPHARRMARRKALQALYQWQMSGDNLADIREQFSHSQADMHKADPDYFIELVEEVPKALSLLDALITPHIDRTIEQVDPVERAVLRLGAYELRYRLEIPHRVVINEWVELSKLFGADQSHKFINGVLDKVSKQARKSERNA, encoded by the coding sequence ATGGCACGAAAAAATTTACCTCATGCTCGACGCATGGCGCGGCGCAAAGCGTTGCAAGCCCTCTATCAATGGCAGATGAGCGGTGACAATCTGGCGGACATCCGCGAGCAATTTTCTCACTCTCAAGCGGACATGCACAAAGCCGACCCCGATTATTTTATCGAGCTGGTAGAAGAGGTGCCAAAAGCACTGAGCCTTTTGGATGCTCTGATTACACCTCACATTGACCGCACAATAGAGCAAGTCGATCCTGTTGAACGGGCTGTTTTGCGCCTTGGGGCGTACGAGTTGCGCTACCGTTTAGAAATTCCCCATCGGGTGGTAATCAACGAATGGGTCGAGCTGAGCAAACTGTTTGGTGCGGATCAGAGCCATAAGTTTATCAATGGGGTGCTGGATAAGGTCTCAAAACAGGCGCGAAAATCAGAGCGAAACGCTTAA
- a CDS encoding phosphatidylglycerophosphatase A — MSKTAKRLTLKDLKHPINFLALGFGSGLAPKAPGTFGTLAAVPLYLMMTSLSNLQYLLVTVFVCLIGIWICGVSADILGVHDHSGIVWDEIAGFLITMFMAPSGWQWIVLGFIYFRIFDILKPWPISWLDRQVGGGFGIMIDDVIAGLFAWFCLWITVKIVA, encoded by the coding sequence ATGAGTAAAACAGCAAAACGTCTGACATTGAAAGACCTCAAACACCCCATCAATTTTTTGGCTTTGGGCTTTGGCAGTGGCCTTGCGCCCAAAGCGCCAGGTACCTTTGGCACCTTGGCTGCCGTGCCACTCTATTTGATGATGACTTCGCTTTCTAACCTTCAGTATCTGTTGGTGACGGTCTTTGTCTGCCTGATTGGCATCTGGATCTGCGGGGTTTCTGCGGATATTTTAGGTGTACACGACCATTCGGGCATTGTTTGGGATGAGATCGCCGGTTTTCTGATCACCATGTTTATGGCTCCCAGCGGTTGGCAGTGGATTGTATTGGGGTTTATTTACTTTCGAATTTTCGATATTTTGAAACCGTGGCCGATCAGTTGGTTGGATCGACAGGTGGGCGGTGGCTTTGGCATTATGATTGACGATGTGATTGCCGGTCTGTTTGCGTGGTTCTGTCTCTGGATAACGGTAAAAATAGTGGCCTAA